DNA from Malus sylvestris chromosome 11, drMalSylv7.2, whole genome shotgun sequence:
GGAGAGATATTTTGTTGCAACCATGGTATAGTATTGGTGGTGTTGCCCGTTCAGAAGATATTTGTACGGATGCAACCATTGGGTTGGTTTATAGCCCAACTGATATTTTGGAGAAAAATGTAACACCTGTTATAAAACTAATGAAAGTGGTGAAGGGAAATGAAAAGTAGAGAGTAGAGAAAGACATTAGAAAAATGAGAATTAGTTGTAAGACTCACTCTACGAACTTCAACGATTCcaatcatttattttgtaaatctTGATTCAttgatcatccttgcaaaaatccaattcaatccgaaaccatttatCTATCTAATAATCACAATGAAATTTCACTTTCTTATAGAACAGagtgttcgtcaatttctttgaactcaattagatatctcaaatatttctgatttggctaatattttgcaaagatgatctaagatgtgcaacttgaaaaatagatggTTCGGATCTTGAAGTTCGATGTGATGTGACCATCACAATGAATCCCCCATTAAAAAATGAGGATCTCTTCCCTTAAATGcctccctatttataggcttacaATAAATAGGATTTTAACTCAACATTTCATACATTTTCAAAACTCCCCCTTGTATGTCCACCATACAATGATATAGTTGTCTCACTGAAAACCTGGCTTGGAAAATCCAATAGTACAAAACCCTAAACAAGGGGAAAAAGAGTGCAACATTCTTCAGAATCATTGGTAAAGTGCTAGACGTGCTCAATCTTGTCTCGTTAATCTTCTAGATAAAATAtagtgtgacaaaaacttaatcGAAGGGGAAAAAAGTATAGCGCACATGTCCTTTACTTCGAAAGTTTTTGAATGCTCCCCACATGAGATTCTCCCCCCTCATATCAACATACTTCAACTATTTGATGGTGGAACGTTAATAAAAATGACGCATCTATCTTCTCCAAAATGAGCTTTGGCAACGCTAGCATATAATTTGTTCAATATTATGATGGACTATCTTTCATTTGTATACTTGATGAGGTTAGAGAAATTCCAAACTATCTTTAGACTATTATAAAACTTCCATTTGTGGGGATATGTTTCACCTGGCATGCATAGACCAATGGCGAAAGCGACAAGCCTCTTGTCCTATGTGCAGACTACAATCCACATTGAAAACGTAGTATATTTTAGGGATTGCAAGTATGGTTGGAGCCTTGGAGGTGTTCTAAGAGTCGTTAAATTCTCGGTAACTATTGGAAGATGAGGTAGTAATTTTGTAAAGCGTTAGGATTTTGTATTTACGATTAGATGATATaaggttgatagatgaaactcaggaaggggtaaatgcgaagcttaacctttggagagaattgttggaatctaaaggtcttcgcctaagctgatcaaggacagaatatatggaatacAAGTGGGATGGacgaagtggaagagtgcatccggtgtgttgtgtgaccgtcgtatgccactgaagctcaagggaaaattttataggacggcaataaggtcggggatgctgtatggcacagaatgttgggcggtgaagcatcaacacgtacacaaaatgggtgtagcggagatgaggatgtttcgttggaggtgtgggctcacgagaaaggataagattaggaatgagtggattggacatgtgcaaagcaggcctactgacgctccagttcgaagatgtgactacaggatagaggttcagggcggaaggggtaaaggaagacctaggaaaactttggaagagaccctaagaaaagacttagagtactttgatctaacggatgacataacacaaaaccgagcgcaacggcgttctaggattcacatagccgaccctacttagtgggaaaaggctttgttgttgttgttaggaTTTTGTATTTACACCTTAgtatttttgtatttctttcgtcaaaattattattatatcaACATACATACGCATGCATCATCTTCATATTTAATATATTCACAAAcctaattaaacattttgaatataaaaaaaataaaaaataaaaaataaataaaaccttatAAAACGCTGAGGCACCATTtggtattactttttttttattattaacaaAAACAGTTTCACTTTAAAGTTAAGCAataaaaagtgtttggtaaaaataaaatatcctaCTTATTTTTAGGGATGGTTCAGTATGGGATCCCAAACCGAAAATGGGATTCTGAATCCCAAACCGAAGATTTTTGGGAcaggaatttgaagaccaatcccAAATCAAAATTTTGGTATTCCAATTTTCAGGATTCCCGAAATATTTAGGTATTTCGGGATGGTTTGGTATTCCCAAATTTCATACAAATTGAAATATCAATGATTCATACCAAGTTAAATAAACatgcaaccaaaataaaataagtaacaaacccaaaaacaaaaaaataagttaCAAACCTAATATGTTCGAAAACTAACAATATAATTTTTTGATTTCATGTTGAAGAAATAGACACATTTGTAGGAGGTTCGTACCAGCATATGTGGTGATAAAGGGCAATGGTTAATATATGTAGGCCACGCCAattattttggtttgggatcgggattttttttaggtttgattccagatttttcaggaattttttccagccctacttATTTTTAAAAGCATGGACCTGTATACAACAACTTTTATAAAAGGTGCTTTTACAAAAAACAGATTGAGccttttatgaatatttttaatgaatgtatacccaattaattttaaaaaaaaagaaaagaaaaagaagaagagattaTTTATCCTTCTACATACATTTTATTCTTAGAGAACAAAGTGACCATCACCACTTAGCATTATAACCACTAACCTTATATCACCACAGCCATTTCCACCGCCATTGTTGCCACCACTACTGCCACCACAAttgtcaccaccaccaccgttgCTGCCACCACCACTACAACTATAACCACAACTGCCACTACTAGTTCCAAAACAACTGCCATTACAACCACCATTGTTGTCATTACCGTTGCCATAATTGTCACCGTCGCTGCCGCCGCCATTGCAACCATAATCAACACCATTGCCACCATGGTCCACAACCACCACCGCCTCTACCACCATTGCAACCTCTACACCCCAACTTACAATTGTTGTTGTCATTGCCATCACCATCGCCGATATTGTCGACCCCATCACTTACGACTGCAACTACCAGCATTACACAACTATCGTCATTACCACAACTATCATTGCCATCGGCAATACCTCTGTAATCGCCACCACTACCGTTGCCACCATTGCTACCTCTAAACCCTGACCACCACACCATATTATTAGCACCACTCCACCTCCATTGTTGCTGCCATCACCACCACTACCTTCGACATCGTTGTTGTTGCCACTACCGCTACTACTGTATCTATTTTTGTCcttatatacaattatatcacTTTTACATTGAAATTTACCAAACGTTTTTACACTGCttttcatactcacaacacattTAAAATACAGTTTAGCAGCGCTCAACTGTTTTATTTTACAACTAAGTATTTTAAAGCTCAGCAATCCCAAATTGAGTCGTAAATACATGTGCCATTGATAAGTCTTATTCACTCACATATTTTTCTTTCACGGATGAATTGTTGAGATTTAGTTAAATCTCAATTAGTTAAATACATTAAACCAAAATTAGTTAAACCTCATTGGATCACCTATAAAGAAAAATTGTGCATTTTCACTGATTAATAATACGATGGATAGAGTCACTTAGGACTACTCTAGTTGtattcatatttatttataagtgagaggttttagattcgaatctcgctaaatgagaatttgaaccacattattgctagcccactATAAGGCTAAGTCCACACCCctcccccttaatgtagataatattgttagattttttttttttggggggggggggagggcaAGAGATAATATtgttagttaaaaaaaaagggtaaatgacattttaccccctcaggtttgTGGTCAATTGCAAcatcatacaacatctttaaaacatttcaatttcatacatttacttattattttatttcaatttcatacatctgttagaaaatccgttaagtaaaccgttaagtgatgacgtggcaaataCAGGATCCACATTTGTACTGACGTGGTTGccaaatttgtgccacgtggcaaaaaatttttttttatgcatttaaaatataataatttaccctaattaaaaataaaaaataaaaactgaaacccATCTTCCCCCTAACCAAAAAATCCACCCCATCCCTCTGTCTCCCGCATAAGCCGGTGCCTGTACTCAGGCGCTGCCCCTGAGACCACCTATCACGGTGCCTCGCTTTACAGCCCACGCTTGGGGTCCACGCCCAATTTCGCTGTCAAGGATCCCAAGGATCGCAGCGTGCAGTGGGTCTTCCTGGGCTCGTCGGGCGTCAGAAAAGGCACATACGCCAGCCGGCTCTTGAATCTTCTCGGCGTTCCTCACATCACCACCGAAGATCTCGTCCATGAAGAGCTCACTTCCTCCGGCCCTCTCTCTCAAGTGGTTTTTGAATCTTctgattgctttttttttcttgatagaTATGCATTTTATTGGGTTTTGATTGTCTACGATTGTTTTATGGTGTTGCGGGGGAGGtggaggtgggggtggggtggattttttggatgggaggggaggtgaagatagtggaggagagggagaaggTGGGTCAAGGGAAGAtgggtttcagtttttttttttaattagggtaaattattatattttaaatacataaaaaaaatttgtcatgtGGTACAAATTTgacagccacatcagcacaaatatGAATCTCATATTtgtcacgtcatcacttaacgaaTTTTCTAACggatatatgaaattgaaataaaatgataagtaaatgtatgaaattgaaatattttaaaaatgttttattGGGTTGCAATCGATTCCAAACCTGAAAGGCTAAAATGAAatttactcaaaaaaaaaattacgatGGTTAGAGCTGGTTAGAGCCAACCAGATTTGGCCCAAAATAAAAGActaataacaaaattaaagtATAGTCCCAGAAGAAAAGGGAAAATAGAGTATCTaaacataaaaaacaaaacatgtaaACTACGAGTAGTGGCAACAAGTCCAACGGAGACACAGACTcccagagagagagatggcgtGGTGTGCGGCGAGGAGCTTTCAGATGCCGGCGGTCGACATGGGCGCATTGCGCACCCGTGCTCCGTTAGCCGCCATCGCGGGCTTTGCCTCGGTAGCTGGCTCCACTTTCTGGCGATCTTTGGCTTCATCGAAGCCCTCCTCTCGCTTCGCTTGCTCAGCCATTTCCACCGACGCTCGTAAAttccaattttttaatctctctcgtttattttaatttaattggatTTCTCATTTACCTTTGGGTTAGAAATCCGGTTCCTCTGTTTGGTTGCATAATAGGAATCCCTTTTGATCAATTCTGGATAAAGGTCTGTACTTTGCGTGTGAATTTAACACGGGCAGTTTTTGTATGGTTGGATTTTAGGAATTAAGGAAGCTGTTCACACAGGCAAGGCTCCGGCTGCATTGGGACCGTATTCTCAGGCAATGAAAGTCGACAACTTTGTTCACGTGTCCGGTTGTCTTGGTCTGATTCCTGAGGTTTGTGtcttggatttttgtttttgtttttaccaCTTTAATCCATTAATGTTGGTACGAAGTGGATGATATGAACTTATGTTGTGTGTTTAAATGCAGACAGGGCAGGTATTGTTGATGCTCTCATGTGTTGGCTATACTTCATACTTGTGTAGTTAATTTGGATTTGAGATGGTCATATGTTAATcggttttgtgattttattttttacgctTTTGGTTGGTGAAATGTccttgatcttgaactgtttTGTTGTCAAAGCTATAACCTTCGAAACTGATAACCTTTGCTATGAGTTAGAAGTAATTGACAGTCGATTGAAATCAGTACTGTTTGAGATTTTGGCGGTTGCAgcctttgcaaaaatgatgatGACACTAATCCAAGTGTTCAAGAGATTACTAAATAGGGGTTAATGTTACTGCAATTAGATGTTTACTATAGAACTTAAATTATATCTCTTTAAGATATGTAATCCAATTCGCCAATTAGTAATCTCCGACACTATATCGTAAAGTAGAGTAATCTTGCAAATCTTCATCAAGGAGAAGTTGAATTTGTTAACATAGTTGTTGGTTTTTAGAGTTGTCGTCTTTGCAAAAGTGTATAGTTGATAGCATTGTTGTGTGACTACTTTTGTAAGATTTGGGCTAACGAAACTATTGTAGGTTCTGAAAAATATGGGGGAAGTACTGAAAGCAAGCTAGGCCAGCTATTCCTCTGTGGTTGAAACGACTATTCTGTACGGattggctttttttttcttttttgaatctCTTTGCACAATCTTGATTGGAGACTCTAGTGTTGGAGAGGAAATTAATTGTCTCTTATGTCCATACAGGTTGGCTGATTGGAATGACTTCGAGAAAGTCAATGAAATCTATGCTAAATGTGAGTTTTATTGAGAGAGAAACTTGACATTTGAGATTGAATTCTTAAATACGCTGTTTGTTTTCTATCTGTCCAAAACTGTGAGGCATAAGGGTATTGAGATATCGATGGGACTTCCAGGTAGATAGAATGGAGCTGACTTTAGCTCTTCAATGTTCTGTTTATTTGAGCTAATCTCATTTAGCACAATTTGACGCTCAAATTACTGTTGAAGTTTGTAGAAACAGATTTGGCTCTGCTTAATTTTTAGTACAAATTGCTTGAAGCGTGATGAGTGGTTGAATCTTGTTCTCTTCCTGAAGGGGATGTCAATTTCCTTTAACTCTGCTCCTTCCTTGAACACAcaatcctttattttgttcaacTGGTCCATGACTCTTTTGATTCAATAAGTTATGTGCAACACTGTGGTGACAACCATTTACTTGTTCATTTTAACTTGACTTATGTTATATGGTTTTGTGTTGCAGATTTTCCATCTCCAGCCCCAGCACGGTCAATATTTCAGATAGCAGCGCTGCCATTGGATGCCAAAATTGAAACTGGGTGCATTGCGGCACTGTAACCTCCTAATATACAGCTTCTTCTCAGCAACTTAGGTAATAATATAAGAGGTGAAATCTTTGTGTTGGGTTTCACATTTTAATTTCCTCCCTGGCCTCCTGCTTTTTGATGTTATTGTAACATCGTTTTTGTATCTAAAAACTAAAGATCGAGACCAGCAACGTTATTGAAATTGAACTTTCCCTGCTTTTCCTTATGAAGTCGAGGAATTATATTTGTGTTTATATTTCACTTTGTGTTTATATTTTGTTAGAGGAATGTGAAGTGCTCTTTCTCAGATTTTTAACCCAGACAAtaatcaaagaaacaagaagaaaattgaaatttgaaagggCCAAATTGATAGTACAGAAGTTGGATTGATGCTGTTTCTAGAGGAGAAATCAGGAACATTGTGACCCTTGCTTCTCCTGAGTGATTGCAATGCCAAGTCGGGGCGAGGACTTTAAACCAAGCGCTTGTTGGGAGGCAACTCAACCAGGTTCATTCGTTCCTTTCCTTGTTTATTAGTTTTGCATTTTATTCCTTCCTTGCCCATACTACTCATTGTGCAtctttttgttgtgattttacattgaggacaatgttagGTTTAGGTTTGGGGGGAGAGAATAggttttttttgttagtttggttgattcatttgaatttttgtttttaaggtcaacaatTAAGGTTTTTATGTTGCAAGTTTAATGATATTGATTTCTTCACCCACTTGATGATTTGAACATGTTTAGTTTGTCATTTCAAATGTGTTTGGAGTGGTTTTGTTGTTATATGCCAAATAATTGCAAAATTGCACTTTGAGTTCATATTTTGGTCATAATCAACTTAGCtacctaaattaattttggatGTTTTTCAAGTTAATTTGATGATGCCAACATGTTTAGAATGTTTAATATGATGTGTTGGAATAGGTTTGGGACGGAAATTCAACCTACATTGTGAATTGGGACGTTTAGAAGCTcaaaaagtgaaaataaatttgtaaatttgcTGCATAATTTCTGTCATAAAAGAGCTTTAGTGACGATCTTCAAAGATTTTCTCTGTCACAAAACGCATGTTCATACTTTTAGCGACGGTTTCTGGGAATTATTTTTGTCACTAAAAGTCAGTTTTGCTTATTTTTGCAGATTTTTATCCTATGTTGACGGCAATAATTTTGGCTCGGCGTTCATTATTTGTAAAGCCATTCCTTCTTCCATGATGCCCAAAAATAGGTGTATTCTCTTTCTAATCTCTCACTTTCTTCCATGCTTATATTTATACATCTTTATGTGATGAATTGAGTTGCTAAAATTTAAAGGATGAGGTAggaattaaaattttgggattggGTGTTAGAATTTGTTGGAAACAATAAGAGCTTGGAAGCATAAGTTGTTAAGGTTATCACTTTAACCTATTAATGGCGATGTATATGTCTTGCTAAGAATTCTTCCTTTGCTAAAGGGTTGCCTAGAAGGTTTTTGCATCACATTCTTTTTACCATTCATTTTGCCATGTCTCAAGTACTTTGGTGGACAAATTGTCCATGTTTGGATGATGTGGAGAAATAGTGGAGACTACCCATGTGAGTTGTTGAGCCTATGCTTTTCTTGagagggttaatttgtttcTACTCTTAAAACacttttcaatttctttctttaatttttatgatCTCTTTAACATTAATTTGCATTGGGTACTAAAGAACTTTAATATATgttgggtatttttgtcattggGTTAGACGGAACTATAAAAACGATGTTAGGCTATGTGTGTTTTCCACTACTAAAAGGCCTATTTCCTACCCTTTTGTATGCTCCATTAACCCCATTGAAGCCAAACACTTAGCCTATTTCCTACCCTATATTAGCCATACCATATAGCTTGAGAGATACCAAGGTAATACCAAAAGAAATCAGGGTTGAGTACTACATCAAAATAGTGGCGTGTACCGAGGTACCATATGTCTTATTAATATTTCTTGTAGTTGTtttccaccaaaaaaaaaaaaaaaacaaaaaaagtgaaaaaagagtctagaaaaagaagagaaattgtACCATTCATTATAACATGAGTCCTGGACGCCATGGATcgcatcaaatttcaaagggGTGCCAGCCTACATACATACAAAAAAGTTTTGGTGTTTCTCAAGTTCATGTTTTTCCAAATCCTTTCTTTCTTAAGCCCAAATACCTAGCCTTACGTTACAACCGTTTCAAAGACCTAACGGATTTATAGGGAAGTCTAGCTTATTTGGTGAAGGTTGATACCTATGTTCTTAGTATTtgattcctttcatgagatctaTTTTCATAAATTGCTGTTTTTCAATGTTGATCATATGTGATTATATATTGATTCCCTTTGCATaaactcatcacatatgcttgTTTAAGAGAGAAAGCCTAGGTTCTATGAGATAATGGAGTGATATCTAGTGAGGCTTAGAGTCGAAGCGAATTTGTACACACGCCAAGTGTGGATGTTTTTAAGCCCGAGTGCTTGGGATGTTGGCAACATACTTTCCATTGTGATGCATTGACTTATAAGGGCATAACTTTAGTTTTGGAAGTGTGATTGGCATGCATTGGTTTTCATTAATCGATGGAAGTGATAACTGTAACATCTTTGCTTTTCAGTAAAGTGTTTGTGGGCAGCGTAACTGGTAAATCCTCAGGAGACACAACTCCTCTGACTAGGGACACCTAGGGGTTTAAAGGCTTGTTGCACATGCACAGTGCAATCGTTTCGCCAGCAAAAGTGGGCTTAgttggtttttgttttagttttcatttcatgttttgctcgaggactagcaaaagataggtttgggggtatttgttaggatgatattttatatattttatgccTCGTTTACCCATGACTTAGTCAtgattttataataaattggtgagtttgatgtgtttttgtgtgatttttgtAGAAGATATAATTtgtgaacaaaacaaaacaagaaattgGAGGCTTAATTTGGAGAAAATCAAAGAATTGCCAAGTGGGTTGGAGCACCGAGCAAGGAATGGAGTAGTGCATTGGACATTAAAGGCAGCCCAATTAAGCAGCTCAAATTAATTAGGCGGTGCAAAGCATTAGGTGTTGTTTTCTCAAAAAGGGATTGGATTTTTGAGAGTTCAAGAAGGCTGCGGCCAAATAAAATAGGAGGAGGATTTTAAAGTCCTTTTGCTAGGACTAGGGTGTACTCTCATCATGAACTTCTAATTCttgttattttatattgatCTCGGTTGTTTTCCATGTTGAGTAATTGTTATTGTGTTTTATCGTTATCAAATAACTGGCCATTATTTGTGTGAATAACTAAATTGACCTTACATGTTGAGTTTAGTAGACTGCTTCTCATAACAATTACCATGAATTACATAATTGAGTAGACATACTAGTTATGATTTGTGTAGTATTGGGAAATTATCCATTTAGCGTAAAGGGTTTTGAACGACACTCCACTTATCACTATATTACTTGGACGATATTGTACACTTACAATTATCAAcataattcaaaattaaaatgatcGAAGCAAACTTGACGGAGGAAAGAGCAAAATTAGAAAAACCACACTTTTTAATACATCTGCGAAAAACTATCATCATGAACTTCTAattattgttattttatattgatCTCGATTGTCATGCTGAGTAATTGTTATTGTGCTTTATCGTTATCAAATAACTGGTCATTATTTGTGTGAATAACTAAATTGTGACTGACAGGTTGAGTTTAGTAAACTGCTTCTCATAACAATTACCAAGAATTACATAATTGAGTAAACATACTGGTTATGATTTGTGTAGTATTGGGAAATTATCCATTTAACATAAAGGATTTTGAACGACACTCTACTTATCACTATATTACTTGGACGATATTGTACATTTGCAATTAtcaacaaaattcaaaattaaaatgatgGAAGCAAACTTGACCGAGGAAAGAGCAAAATTAGAAAAATCACATCTTTTTAATACATCTGCGAGAAACTAAAGGGAAAGCTCTTAGAATCTTATG
Protein-coding regions in this window:
- the LOC126590376 gene encoding uncharacterized protein LOC126590376 is translated as MVMAMTTTIVSWGVEVAMVVEAVVVVDHGGNGVDYGCNGGGSDGDNYGNGNDNNGGCNGSCFGTSSGSCGYSCSGGGSNGGGGDNCGGSSGGNNGGGNGCGDIRLVVIMLSGDGHFVL
- the LOC126590377 gene encoding reactive Intermediate Deaminase A, chloroplastic-like, yielding MAWCAARSFQMPAVDMGALRTRAPLAAIAGFASVAGSTFWRSLASSKPSSRFACSAISTDARIKEAVHTGKAPAALGPYSQAMKVDNFVHVSGCLGLIPETGQVLLMLSCVGYTSYLCS